A single genomic interval of Acidobacteriota bacterium harbors:
- a CDS encoding sterol desaturase family protein, producing MENGLSEPVRLAVWLGMGMLLWGVESVFPLQARPSGRGRAYRVNLFLTGLTLTVNLLLAGGILWVLGQATRHQFGILQLVEGPGWVKALLGILGLDFFAYLAHVTMHKTSLGWSFHQVHHAETHVDVTTTLRQHPGETLVRIGFQLAGSLVFGVSFAVFTVYVTLSALNAQLEHVNFHLPEPIDRLVRSFWVTPNMHKLHHSSLEVHSHSNYANLFSFWDRLFGTFQPPVGLEKLTYGVVKPYPSLEFEPKEKLPDLMSNRGVWGLKRNAVAHPRIAALGEQEGYDVPPTKRIGQAWVKLHAIKNQE from the coding sequence ATGGAAAATGGGCTGTCGGAACCGGTTCGATTGGCGGTGTGGTTAGGAATGGGAATGCTCTTATGGGGCGTTGAGTCGGTTTTCCCCCTGCAGGCCAGACCTTCAGGGCGTGGGCGGGCTTACCGGGTCAATTTGTTCCTCACTGGTCTGACATTGACAGTGAATCTTTTACTGGCGGGGGGAATTCTGTGGGTATTGGGGCAGGCGACACGTCACCAGTTTGGAATCCTGCAACTGGTGGAGGGACCGGGATGGGTCAAGGCACTGCTGGGCATTCTTGGGCTTGATTTCTTTGCCTATCTGGCCCACGTCACAATGCACAAAACAAGCCTGGGATGGAGCTTTCATCAGGTTCATCATGCGGAAACTCATGTGGATGTCACCACGACACTTCGACAACATCCAGGGGAAACCCTTGTCCGCATTGGATTTCAACTGGCAGGAAGTCTGGTTTTCGGTGTTTCGTTTGCGGTGTTTACCGTTTACGTCACGCTCTCAGCCCTCAATGCGCAACTGGAGCACGTCAACTTTCACCTTCCTGAACCGATAGACCGTCTGGTTCGCAGTTTTTGGGTTACTCCAAACATGCATAAACTGCATCATTCGAGCCTGGAGGTCCATTCACATTCAAACTACGCCAATCTTTTTTCTTTCTGGGATCGCCTCTTTGGTACGTTTCAACCACCCGTTGGCCTGGAAAAACTGACGTACGGTGTGGTGAAGCCTTACCCCTCACTGGAGTTCGAACCAAAAGAAAAACTCCCCGACTTGATGTCAAATCGGGGAGTTTGGGGTTTAAAACGAAATGCTGTAGCTCACCCCAGGATTGCGGCTTTGGGCGAGCAGGAAGGTTACGACGTGCCGCCGACCAAACGCATAGGTCAGGCTTGGGTGAAACTTCACGCCATCAAAAATCAGGAGTGA
- a CDS encoding TlpA family protein disulfide reductase, with amino-acid sequence MRVLALLICSLFFSVPVVTAQEKAIVIQGQIACTECWTEADRKTTPYGSAHDMKCAVTCHNDGIGSLLAVKTNDDFTLYQLEFGKLKKTKRGWLDYTAKQVEISGTLREKDGKQYLKVNSLKVLQQQPVSESKPVTANVVGTEAPDLQLKDLTGSSQNLRGYRGKIVVLNFWATWCAPCKQEMPVFVKAQNAYAAFGVQVVAASADEPSKRDAVIKFVREAGLNFPIWLGTNTDAMARFGVGPGIPATIVIDREGKIAAVFSSVVTEAELTRQIDALLAAQSASQTSESEPEPVDSTEHEGHEENAKSSSVPS; translated from the coding sequence ATGAGAGTACTTGCTCTTTTGATCTGTAGTTTGTTTTTTTCCGTGCCGGTGGTCACCGCTCAGGAAAAAGCAATTGTTATCCAGGGCCAGATTGCCTGTACCGAATGCTGGACGGAAGCCGACCGCAAAACGACCCCGTACGGCAGTGCCCACGACATGAAATGTGCCGTGACGTGCCATAACGACGGCATTGGAAGCCTTCTGGCTGTCAAAACCAATGATGATTTCACGCTGTATCAACTTGAGTTTGGGAAGTTGAAGAAAACCAAACGCGGGTGGCTCGACTACACGGCGAAACAGGTGGAAATCAGTGGCACGCTTCGGGAAAAGGACGGCAAACAATACCTGAAGGTCAACAGCCTGAAGGTCTTGCAACAACAACCCGTGTCTGAATCAAAGCCGGTTACAGCCAATGTAGTTGGCACCGAAGCACCTGACCTGCAACTCAAAGACCTGACGGGGAGTTCCCAGAACCTGCGCGGCTATCGCGGCAAAATCGTGGTGCTCAATTTTTGGGCAACGTGGTGCGCTCCGTGCAAACAGGAAATGCCCGTTTTTGTGAAAGCTCAAAATGCGTATGCCGCGTTCGGAGTCCAGGTGGTTGCGGCTTCGGCAGACGAACCCTCAAAACGCGATGCCGTCATCAAGTTTGTTCGCGAAGCAGGGCTCAATTTTCCAATCTGGCTGGGGACAAACACCGACGCAATGGCCCGATTTGGGGTTGGTCCCGGCATTCCGGCCACGATTGTGATTGACCGCGAAGGCAAAATCGCCGCGGTGTTTTCAAGCGTCGTCACCGAAGCCGAACTCACCCGGCAGATTGATGCGCTGCTGGCCGCCCAATCAGCCAGCCAGACGTCAGAATCCGAACCCGAACCGGTTGACTCAACCGAACATGAGGGCCACGAGGAGAATGCGAAAAGTTCCAGCGTTCCCTCTTGA